The Salinivibrio kushneri DNA segment CCGAGGATGAACCGACGCATAAAGCCTTCGTAGAAAAAGTCTCTGAAGAAGATTTGTATCGTCGCTTTTTTTCCGACGTCGGCGAACTCAACCATGAAGCGCTGGCAAACCTGACCCAAATTGATTATGACCGTGAAATGGCACTCGTGGCTACTTACCATCTTGCGTCTGGCGAAGAAGAGATTTGGGGGGTAGCACGCTTGCTGGCAGATCCACAAAACACCGACGCTGAGTTTGCCGTGCTCGTGCGTTCCGATCTGAAAGGGATAGGTTTAGGTCGCGTGCTTATGCAAGCCATCATCGATTACGGTCGCCAAGCGGGATTATCGCGGATCACCGGGATGACGATGCCCAATAACCGAGGGATGATAACCTTGGCACAAAAATGTGGTTTTAGTATTGATGTGCAAATGGAAGATGGCATTGTCGATATGCAGCTGTCTTTGCACCCGCATCCGCCAGTTAACGACTAAAAACGTCTAAACGGACTTGGGCTGCATGCATCGGCCGGACGAGCGCGGCTAAAAACGAGCAAGCGAAACGCTGTTTTACCTACTTGTGACCAATGGGAATATCCCCTGCTTGCAGGTAGGGCGCTAAGAGCTTGGGAAGCTGGCGTACTAACCATGATTTAGCATTACCCATCCGATTACGTTTCCAGGCCACCCCAAGCGTTAGCTCGAATGGCTCTCCGCCTTTCAAGCGTTTTAAACGGCCCGCATTGAGATCATCTTGTATCCAAAACCAAGGCAGCGTCCCGATCCCTTGTCCGTTTAAGATCGCCGCGTATTTATCGTGCATTGAACTGACGGTGAGCCGCGGCTGGTCTTCTAACACATTGAAAGTTTTAGGTTGCATACCACGCGCAGTATCCGCCACCGCCACCCCGCGATATTTGGCACGCACATCAGGCTCAACGGGACGCGCCTCTTTGTGAATGGGATGGTCGGGCGCGGCTACCCAATAGGCGCTCATCTCGCCCAAAGGCTGCACCTTTATGCCCTGCGGCACCGTGTCGGGAATGGGTGCCACCAACACATCAGCGCGGTCTTGGGCCAGCGCTTCCCAGCATCCTGCCAAGATTTGCTCGGTCAACTTAAGGCGCGTATTGCTTTTCTTCGCCAAGCGCTCGATCAGAGGAAAGAAGAAGTGGCTTTTAAACAGCCCATCATAGGCCAAGCAAATCTCCAACTCCCATCCGTGTGCCAAGGAGGCCGCATCGGCGACCATCTCATCGGCGGCATTCAATAACATCCGCCCACGTTCAACCAATAAATACCCCGCATCGGTAAATGTGGCGCGATGTCCGGAGCGATCAAAAATCACCAAACCCAGCTCGTCTTCTAGTTTTTGAACCTGGTAGCTTAACGATGACGGCGCGCGATTCAATGATTCAGCGGCGGCAGCAAAACTGCCTTTTCTCTCAATGGCATCCAGCACTTGTAGGGCTTCAAACGATAGCATGACTGTCTCTTGATGATCGCCCAATCGGGCTGCGTTGTTAACTCTAAACACTATATCAGGGTTTCGCTCACCACCCTATTGTAAATATGCCCGAGTCCCCACTCGGTTAAGTGCAATAAATCAGGCATATAGCACAAAACCACAAAGGACTGGGTTTCCTTTTTCAAGAAGGTGTCATACTGTAAAACAGAGGTGACAATGAGACTAGACCGAATTGAAATAGCAGGCTTTCGTGGTATCAACCGCCTGTCACTGCAAGTAGATGAACTGACCGTTTTAATCGGTGAAAATGCATGGGGTAAATCTTCTCTACTCGATGCGTTAGAAATTGCCCTCCACCCCAGTGGCGATAAACCTCAATTCAAACGCTCGGACTTTCATGTCGACCATGTTCTGGGGGTCTTGCCTGAACAACAGTTTCAAATCATTCTCCGTTGGCAAGAGAGCTTTCCCGGTGAGCATAAAGCGCGTCGCTATCGCCGCTTTAAACCCGTTTGGAATGGAACCAACGCGGGTTGCCGAACCCTTGATTATTGCTTGAGCGCCACCATCCAAGAAAGCAAGGTCTCGGTACGAAGAGCGTTTTTATCCTCACAAGGCGATATGATTGAGCACGAAAACAGTGACGCGCTCGCCAGCCACCTGATGCAAATCCATCCTGTCGTTCGTGTACGTGACGCAAGGCGCATGCGCGTACCAGGACAAGCGGTGACCAAAGATAACACCCGTCTTGAGCAGCGGTTAGACAACACTTATCGCCGCCTGTTGATGATGCCTGGCCATGTGAATAAAGGCGAGATAAAGAGCGGCCTGCATGCCATGCGTCAATTGCTCGATCACTATTTTGCCGCCTACGAGCATGACCGCGATCCTTATCCCATTCATGCCCCGGGCGCATTGGCCATCACGCATAACCAAATGCACCCGCTCGAAGCGGTGGCCGCAAACACCTCTAATCAAAGCCGGCTCGTGCTCATGGGCCTATTAAGTGCGTTTGTCCGAGCACGCGGGCCTAAACAGCTCAAACGCAATGCGCGGCCAGTGATGCTATTTGAAGATCCAGAGGGGCGACTTCATCCAACCTTACTGAACCAAGCGTGGCGCTTGATTCAGTTGATGCCGATGCAAAAGCTGCTTACTACCAACAGTGGTGACTTGCTCGCGGGTGTACAACTAGACCATATTCGCCGTCTCGTGCGACACCCCACCGAAACTCATAGCCACCAAGTACCGTCTCACCTTCTCAGCCAAGACGAGCGTCGCCGCGTCACCTTCCATGTTCGTTTTCACCGACCCAGTGCACTGTTTGCACGCTGTTGGCTATTGGTGGAGGGTGAAACAGAAATTTGGCTGTTTAACGAGCTGGCGCGATTGCAAGGTTATGACTTAGCGGCAGAAGGGGTACACCTTATCGAGTTTGCCCAAAGCGGTTTGCGGCCGTTGATTAAGGCCGCCAAGGCCTTGGGCATTGAATGGCATTTAGTGGCAGATGGCGATATGGCTGGTAAGAAGTACGCTGCGACGGCGCGCGGGCAAATAGAGCATCAACCAGAGGGCGCGCGTTTAACCGTGCTGCCTGACCGCGACATTGAACACTACCTATATAATAACGGCTATGAGCCTTTGTTTCGCGATATGGCCGGCGTCACGGCACAGCAGCCTCATATGAACGACAAACGCATCATCGCCAAAGCGTTAAAACGCTATGCCAAGCCCGACGCCGCGCTGGCCATTATCGCTTATACCGAGAACGAGTTAAAAGCCCCGATCCCCAAGCTGTTGCGCTGGGTTATCCAACGCGCAATCGGTCTAGCCAGGGGGGTTGGTTAACGCCTCTGACGCGTCCTGTTCGCGCACTATGGCTCTACCCGCTCAAAGAAAAGCGTGACTTTGCCGACTTCTATCCCCCATTTACGCATCGAAGTGACGTTAAAGAGGCGATCTTGGTCTTGGCGAAACATCCAATCGTCAAAGTGGAGTTGGTATTCGCTGTCGCCAACTGGCACCACTAAGTCGTACCGCCAATTAAGCGCATTGCCCGCCACCACCCCTTTTGCCGTCCCGACGATGTCGCCAGCCGTCCCTGTATAAGTCCCGTCAGGGTGACGTTTAATCGTCCAAACTCGGGTTTGCGTTTCGCCATCGGCATACACAAAGGATTCGTCCAGTGTCAGTGTGTCTCCCTCTACCACACCTTCGATATCAACAACGAAGCGTCGGGTTTGCTCACCGGTAAAATCTTGCACCATACCCCAGGCTTTTGTTTGTCCTTCAAAGTACTCAAATAAATTAAAGTCCGGCTTTTGACCTTGGTAATCTTCAATATCGGCAGAGCACGCCACCACCAGCATGGCACTCACCAATACCGTTAGGATCTTGCCTATCGTCTGCGTCATTTTTCTCATGGCGTTTCTCCTAATAATGCTCGACGATGATCTGGATAATCCGTGTCTTCCGATAACCAGATCGCGAGAAATGCATCCGCCAGCTCGGTGTCATCCACTGTCAATGTCGTTTGCCAGCTTTCTCCTTTTGGCTGGGCGTAAAATATCCCTTTTTGTGCGTGGCGCACGAATGCCAAGCGATCGCCTTCTTCAATATCCCCCCACGCTTTGTCTAGCGCTTTTTCCCAACGCGCTCGTTGTGTTTCCGTAAAGCCCAAGTGTTCCCACTGATCCTTGGTTGCTTTCATCAGTCGTTGATCACTGATGTCACGCGCGTAGGTAATCACTAGCGCGTGGGGTGCTTGCGCTTGATAACGCCCGGTCGGTGAGCGCAGTGATGACTGATAGATGGTCCACCAGCCCCAAGTTAACGTCGCTTCGCCAACTTGTGGCCAGCTTTGCCATGTCATTGACGACGACGTCGTCCCGACCGCATAGCCAGGCATTGCGAGCGCGAGCATTAAAATAAGGTGTTTTATCCGCCTATTCATGGCTCTCTCCTTGTCGCGATAGAACGGGCACGCAACTGATGTTGCAGCCATTGCATCAGGTTAATCAGGAAGATGCTGTAGACTAACCAGACCCCTATCAGTACCGCGCCAGTGACCCATAGTGACTGTGGGAAGCTTAAAACCCCTAAACGCTCTCCTGCCCAGTAACTGCTCGCGCCACCCAAACTGCCCAGCGCCGCCATAAACCAAAATGCACGTGCAAGGATCAGGTCACGCATTAACCAGACAAAACTGCAAAATCCTAGCCACAGTAATAGTAGCCACAGCGGCATCACAACGTACTCAGTATCAACCGCTAACCACTGTGTGTGGAGTAATAGGCTATCACCGATCAACCCAACAGGCGTGAGTACGGCCATTGCCCACATCACGCTGCGGTCATAAAGGATCGCGCCCAGCAACATCGCGACCATCAACCACTGAAAGCTCGGCGGACCGAGCGCCGCCGAAAACCAGTAAACATTGAACAATAAAGAAATAACGACAAAGCGCACGAATTATGCCTCTCGCCAAGCGGGGCGACTTAGGAGTAGCTGTACCGCACTGATCGTGCGCTCCTTAAAACCGCCCTCACAATAACAAAAGTAATAGCGCCACAAACGCGCAAAGCGATCGTCATAGCCGTAGTCGCGCAGTGCGTCTGTCTGCTGATTGAAGCGTGTGTGCCAATCCGCCAAGGTTTGTGCGTAATCCAAGCCAATGTCTTTTAAGTCTCTGATCACAAAATCAGTTTGAGCGGTGAGGTGAGACAACAACACACTCACTGAAGGTAAGAATCCTCCGGGGAAAATATGCTTTTGGATAAAGTCGACGTTCCGGCTGTAATGTTCGTAACGCTGATCAGCAATGGTGATCGCTTGGATAGCCATCAAACCATCAGGCTTAAGCAAGGCCTGACATTGACGCACAAAAGTGTCCAAGTACGCTTTCCCCACCGCTTCAATCATTTCAATCGATACCAGTTTATCGTATTCACCGGTCAGATCGCGGTAGTCTTTTTGTAGCAGCGTGATCTTATCTTCCAGCCCTTCTCGCTCGACACAGGCTTTTGCCCAAGCATATTGCTCTTGTGAAATCGTGGTGGTGGTCACGCGGCAGCCGTAATGTTTAGCCGCGTAGATCGCCATGCCTCCCCAGCCGGTGCCAATCTCGAGCAAATGATCATTTGCAGTCAGCGCAAGCTGTCGGCAGAGTCGGTCCATCTTCTCAACTTGGGCTTGTTCCAGCGTCATTTCTTTGTCTGTGTAAATAGCGCTGGAATACAGCATTTGCTCATCAAGAAAATGGCGGTACAAGTCGTTGCCGAGGTCATAATGTGCTGCGATGTTGCGGCGCGCGGTCTCTTTTTCATTGCGATTGCGCCAGTGAGCAAGCTTGTTACCCAACCCCACCAACCAGCCAGTGTGCTTTTCAATTTTGTCGATAGCAGGAAGGTTGCGAGCAAATACGCGAATGACGTCAGTTAAGTTTGGCGATTCCCACCAACCATCGATGTATGCCTCGGCCGCCGCAATGCTGCCGCCGGTTAAAATCCGGGTGTAAAAGCGTGGGTCGTGTACCAGCACGGATGCATGTAATTGTGCCTGAGGATCACCACACTGTAAGGTCTGGCCCTGCTCATCGACCAGGGAAATACACGCCTCATCAACATGTGCTAGCAAGGTGTAAACCAACTGCTTGGCGTAGTGCTCTTTACGTGTCAGTGTGCGTTGACTCTGAGGGACGTCCGTTGCAGACATAATTACTCCTTCTTCGCACTCGGGTGCGGATAAAACGGTGCGCCCTTTATCCATAGTTTGAGCGCTTGCCAATAAATACCAATGACAACTTTTACTGTTTCCATCGGCGTCCGGATCAATAACTTATTCAGTGTTTTTGATGTAAACGGACGTCGCTGCAGTCCCAGTGTGGCGTCGAATTCTTTCTGTTGTCGGTGAGCCTCGAGGTGCAAGTGAACCCGCTTGCCTAAGGGGCGCAGACGCCAGTGATAACGCTGCTTAATAGGATTAAACGGAGAGACATGAAACGCTTTGTCATGTTCATACCGTTGACCCGCAGGCACGGCATAATAATGCCGCTCTCCCCACGGGGTATTACTTACCTCGGCTAATAAATAACGCCAGTTATGCGCTTGGTCATAGAGGTAATAAAAGTTGGCCGGACTAAAATACACGCCCAAATAACGTAGCTGGCACAACGCATACACTTTCCCCTCAATGCGCTCGCCTGTCAGTTCTTGAATCTTATCGATGCATGCTGCTTTGGTATCCGCTTGTCCATTCAAATAATCGCGGTGATCAAAGGCGGCTACCCCCCACTTGCCCAAGCGAAACCCTGTGACCTGCGATGCCAGCAAACTAAGCTCATCCAGATCAATCACAGGCATAAACACCGGGTAATTGAACGTGTGTTTTATTGGGCTAAATCGCCGATGCCGCACGTGTCCGACATACAAACCGCTATTTAGTGCTGAAACCGACTCACTCACGAATTGATCCCCTCCACCACATCAAGCGCACTCCGCACACCATCCTCGTGAAAGCCGTTATACCAGTAGGCGCCACAGAACCAGCTACGTTGCTGGCCATTCACTCGATGGCGCTGTTGCTGTGCGGCAACACTGTCGGTATTAAATACGGGGTGAGCATAGACAAATTGCTTGAGAATTTTACTCGGCTCAATCCTGTCGGTTTG contains these protein-coding regions:
- a CDS encoding LysR family transcriptional regulator; this encodes MLSFEALQVLDAIERKGSFAAAAESLNRAPSSLSYQVQKLEDELGLVIFDRSGHRATFTDAGYLLVERGRMLLNAADEMVADAASLAHGWELEICLAYDGLFKSHFFFPLIERLAKKSNTRLKLTEQILAGCWEALAQDRADVLVAPIPDTVPQGIKVQPLGEMSAYWVAAPDHPIHKEARPVEPDVRAKYRGVAVADTARGMQPKTFNVLEDQPRLTVSSMHDKYAAILNGQGIGTLPWFWIQDDLNAGRLKRLKGGEPFELTLGVAWKRNRMGNAKSWLVRQLPKLLAPYLQAGDIPIGHK
- a CDS encoding DUF2813 domain-containing protein, producing the protein MRLDRIEIAGFRGINRLSLQVDELTVLIGENAWGKSSLLDALEIALHPSGDKPQFKRSDFHVDHVLGVLPEQQFQIILRWQESFPGEHKARRYRRFKPVWNGTNAGCRTLDYCLSATIQESKVSVRRAFLSSQGDMIEHENSDALASHLMQIHPVVRVRDARRMRVPGQAVTKDNTRLEQRLDNTYRRLLMMPGHVNKGEIKSGLHAMRQLLDHYFAAYEHDRDPYPIHAPGALAITHNQMHPLEAVAANTSNQSRLVLMGLLSAFVRARGPKQLKRNARPVMLFEDPEGRLHPTLLNQAWRLIQLMPMQKLLTTNSGDLLAGVQLDHIRRLVRHPTETHSHQVPSHLLSQDERRRVTFHVRFHRPSALFARCWLLVEGETEIWLFNELARLQGYDLAAEGVHLIEFAQSGLRPLIKAAKALGIEWHLVADGDMAGKKYAATARGQIEHQPEGARLTVLPDRDIEHYLYNNGYEPLFRDMAGVTAQQPHMNDKRIIAKALKRYAKPDAALAIIAYTENELKAPIPKLLRWVIQRAIGLARGVG
- a CDS encoding DUF3833 domain-containing protein, translated to MTQTIGKILTVLVSAMLVVACSADIEDYQGQKPDFNLFEYFEGQTKAWGMVQDFTGEQTRRFVVDIEGVVEGDTLTLDESFVYADGETQTRVWTIKRHPDGTYTGTAGDIVGTAKGVVAGNALNWRYDLVVPVGDSEYQLHFDDWMFRQDQDRLFNVTSMRKWGIEVGKVTLFFERVEP
- a CDS encoding chalcone isomerase family protein, with translation MNRRIKHLILMLALAMPGYAVGTTSSSMTWQSWPQVGEATLTWGWWTIYQSSLRSPTGRYQAQAPHALVITYARDISDQRLMKATKDQWEHLGFTETQRARWEKALDKAWGDIEEGDRLAFVRHAQKGIFYAQPKGESWQTTLTVDDTELADAFLAIWLSEDTDYPDHRRALLGETP
- a CDS encoding DUF2878 family protein, which gives rise to MRFVVISLLFNVYWFSAALGPPSFQWLMVAMLLGAILYDRSVMWAMAVLTPVGLIGDSLLLHTQWLAVDTEYVVMPLWLLLLWLGFCSFVWLMRDLILARAFWFMAALGSLGGASSYWAGERLGVLSFPQSLWVTGAVLIGVWLVYSIFLINLMQWLQHQLRARSIATRREP
- a CDS encoding SAM-dependent methyltransferase, whose translation is MSATDVPQSQRTLTRKEHYAKQLVYTLLAHVDEACISLVDEQGQTLQCGDPQAQLHASVLVHDPRFYTRILTGGSIAAAEAYIDGWWESPNLTDVIRVFARNLPAIDKIEKHTGWLVGLGNKLAHWRNRNEKETARRNIAAHYDLGNDLYRHFLDEQMLYSSAIYTDKEMTLEQAQVEKMDRLCRQLALTANDHLLEIGTGWGGMAIYAAKHYGCRVTTTTISQEQYAWAKACVEREGLEDKITLLQKDYRDLTGEYDKLVSIEMIEAVGKAYLDTFVRQCQALLKPDGLMAIQAITIADQRYEHYSRNVDFIQKHIFPGGFLPSVSVLLSHLTAQTDFVIRDLKDIGLDYAQTLADWHTRFNQQTDALRDYGYDDRFARLWRYYFCYCEGGFKERTISAVQLLLSRPAWREA
- a CDS encoding DUF1365 domain-containing protein, whose amino-acid sequence is MSESVSALNSGLYVGHVRHRRFSPIKHTFNYPVFMPVIDLDELSLLASQVTGFRLGKWGVAAFDHRDYLNGQADTKAACIDKIQELTGERIEGKVYALCQLRYLGVYFSPANFYYLYDQAHNWRYLLAEVSNTPWGERHYYAVPAGQRYEHDKAFHVSPFNPIKQRYHWRLRPLGKRVHLHLEAHRQQKEFDATLGLQRRPFTSKTLNKLLIRTPMETVKVVIGIYWQALKLWIKGAPFYPHPSAKKE